One segment of Anopheles stephensi strain Indian chromosome 3, UCI_ANSTEP_V1.0, whole genome shotgun sequence DNA contains the following:
- the LOC118510988 gene encoding kinesin light chain: MTQMAQEEIVSNTKTVMQGLEALRVEHVTLMNNLSEGSKTDPDKMEIVKKNMENIELGLSEAQVIVMLFAHLQNIEAEKQKLRTQVKRLCQENVWLRDELAITQQKLQTSEQSVAQLEEEKKHLEFMASVKKYDEIQENEDNLEKSRTDPVVELFPEDETEERNNMSPTPPNQFANHANAGYEIPARLRTLHNLVIQYASQGRYEVAVPLCKQALEDLEKTSGHDHPDVATMLNILALVYRDQNKYKEAANLLNDALTIREKTLGENHPAVAATLNNLAVLYGKRGKYKDAEPLCKRALEIRENVLGKSHPDVAKQLNNLALLCQNQAKYEEVEMYYKRALEIYEMKLGGDDPNVAKTLNNLASCYLKQGKYKEAEMLYKEVLTRAHEREFGAINGENKPIWQVAEEREENKLKNRENTPYGEYGGWHKAAKVDSPTVTTTLKNLGALYRRQGKYEAADTLEDCALRSKKEALDLVKQSKVLGVAEDNKRQKSGNSKDDNDDHNKRVHK, translated from the exons ATGACACAAATGGCTCAAGAGGAAATTGTCTCGAACACCAAAACGGTCATGCAGGGCTTGGAAGCTCTTCGTGTAGAACATGTAACTCTGATGAATAACCTGTCGGAGGGCAGCAAAACCGATCCGGATAAGATGGAAATAGTGAAGAAGAATATGGAGAACATTGAGCTCGGACTGAGCGAAGCACAG GTTATCGTAATGCTGTTTGCACATCTTCAAAACATCGAAgccgaaaagcaaaaactacGCACACAGGTGAAACGATTGTGTCAGGAAAATGTGTGGTTGCGTGACGAGCTGGCTATCACGCAGCAAAAGCTGCAAACCTCTGAACAGAGCGTTGCCCagttggaagaagaaaagaaacatctAGAGTTTATGGCCTCGGTCAAAAAGTACGACGAGATACAGGAAAATGAAGACAATTTGGAAAAATCGCGTACAGATCCGGTGGTGGAGTTGTTTCCGGAGGACGAAACGGAGGAGCGAAACAACATGTCGCCAACGCCGCCGAATCAATTTGCGAATCATGCCAATGCAGGATACGAAATACCGGCTCGTTTGCGAACTCTACACAACTTGGTCATACAGTATGCATCGCAAGGACGATACGAGGTGGCCGTGCCGCTGTGCAAACAGGCGTTGGAGGACCTCGAGAAAACCAGCGGGCACGATCATCCGGATGTAGCTACGATGTTGAACATACTGGCACTGGTATACAGAGATCAG AACAAATACAAGGAAGCAGCCAACCTGCTGAACGACGCCCTTACCATTCGAGAGAAAACGCTTGGTGAGAACCATCCAGCCGTAGCTGCCACGTTGAACAACTTGGCCGTATTGTACGGTAAGCGCGGCAAGTACAAGGATGCGGAACCGCTGTGCAAACGTGCactagaaataagagaaaacgTACTCGGCAAATCGCATCCCGATGTTGCCAAGCAGTTGAACAACTTAGCACTCCTTTGCCAAAACCAG GCAAAATATGAAGAAGTGGAAATGTACTACAAGCGTGCGTTAGAAATTTACGAAATGAAATTGGGTGGTGATGATCCGAACGTAGCGAAGACCCTCAACAATCTTGCCAGCTGTTACTTGAAACAGGGCAAATACAAAGAAGCAGAAATGCTGTACAAGGAGGTGCTAACGAGAGCACATGAACGGGAATTTGGTGCAATTAATGGGGAAAACAAACCCATTTGGCAGGTGGCCGAAGAACGGGAAGAGAACAAACTGAAGAACCGCGAAAACACGCCTTACGGCGAGTACGGTGGATGGCATAAGGCGGCCAAGGTCGACTCGCCCACCGTCACCACGACCCTGAAAAATCTCGGTGCTCTGTATAGACGGCAGGGCAAGTACGAAGCCGCCGACACGTTGGAAGATTGTGCTCTCCGAAGCAAGAAAGAG GCATTGGATTTGGTGAAACAGTCGAAAGTGCTCGGTGTAGCGGAAGATAACAAACGCCAGAAGAGCGGCAACAGCaaagatgataatgatgatcacAACAAACGTGTGCACAAATAG